In Colius striatus isolate bColStr4 chromosome 17, bColStr4.1.hap1, whole genome shotgun sequence, the following proteins share a genomic window:
- the PRODH gene encoding proline dehydrogenase 1, mitochondrial isoform X3: MALLPAARALRAAASLRVPARLRSAPAAAPRGAAPSPPPAGTGARPVPPPPRGAERGPPPAVDFGDPREAFRSKSNAELLRGLLVLGLCAVGPLVEHNREFVAGEDQEAIKPLIRRNQAFGVGTVLDYSVEEDLSAEEAERKELDSCTSAAEKEMGGAEQREKQYRAHPGFGDRRGGVISARTYFYADEAKCDQHMETFLRCINASGGSSEDGFSAIKLTALGRPQFLLQFSEVLVKWRRFFHQMAAEQGQAGRAALEMKLEAERLQEALAKLGIATKAESQHWFTGENLGGSGTVDLLDWNSLIDTRTKLSKLLLVPNMQTGQLEPLLSRFTEEEELQMKRMLQRMDVLAKRASEKGVRLMVDAEQSYFQPAISRLTLEMQRRFNRDQPIIFNTYQCYLKEAYDNVAVDVELSRREGWHFGTKLVRGAYMEQERERAAQIGYEDPINPTYEKTNEMYHRCLDYVLEEIRLRRKASVMVASHNEDTVKFTLRRMMELGIHPSEKKVYFGQLLGMCDQITFPLGQAGFPVYKYVPYGPVREVLPYLSRRAQENRGFMHRATRERDLLWREVKRRLLTGSLFSPTP; this comes from the exons ATGGCTCTGCTGCCCGCAGCCCGGgcgctccgcgccgccgccagCCTCCGCGTCCCGGCCCGGCTCCgctccgcgcccgccgccgctccccgcggGGCCGCTCCGTCGCCGCCCCCCGCGGGCACCGGGGCCCGGCCCGTACCGCCGCCTCCGCGGGGCGCGGAGCGGGGGCCGCCGCCCGCCGTGGATTTCGGGGACCCGCGGGAGGCGTTCCGCAGCAAGAGCAACGCGGAGCTGCTGCgggggctgctggtgctggggctgtgcgCGGTCGGGCCGCTGGTGGAGCACAACCGGGAG TTCGTGGCCGGGGAGGACCAGGAGGCCATCAAACCGCTCATCCGGCGCAACCAGGCCTTCGGCGTGGGAACCGTGCTGGACTACAGCGTGGAGGAAGACTTGAGCGCCGAGGAGGCGGAGCGCAAGGAGCTGGA CTCCTGCACCTCTGCAGCCGAGAAGGAGATGGGAG gagcagagcaaagggagaagCAATACCGAGCCCACCCAGGCTTTGGGGATCGCCGTGGCGGGGTCATCAGCGCCCGCACCTATTTCTATGCTGATGAGGCCAAGTGTGACCAGCACATGGAGACTTTCCTCCGCTGCATCAATGCCTCAG GTGGCAGCTCGGAGGACGGCTTCTCGGCCATCAAGCTGACAGCACTGGGCAGACCGCAGTTCCTG ctgcagttctCAGAGGTGCTGGTGAAGTGGCGGAGGTTCTTCCACCAAatggctgcagagcagggccaggCCGGGCGGGCAGCCCTGGAGATGaagctggaggcagagaggctgcag GAGGCTCTGGCCAAGCTGGGCATCGCAACCAAGGCAGAGAGCCAGCACTGGTTCACGGGCGAGAACTTGGGCGGGAGCGG cactgTGGACCTGCTGGATTGGAACAGCCTGATTGATACCcgcaccaagctctccaagctGCTGCTTGTCCCCAACATGCAG ACTGGGCAGCTTGAGCCTCTGCTCTCGCGCTTCACCgaggaggaggagctgcagaTGAAGCGGATGCTGCAGCGGATGGACGTCCTTGCCAAG AGAGCCTCAGAGAAGGGTGTGAGGCTGATGGTGGACGCAGAGCAGAGCTACTTCCAGCCAGCCATCAGCCGCCTGACCCTGGAGATGCAGCGCCGCTTCAACAGGGACCAGCCCATCATCTTCAACACCTACCAGTGCTACCTGAAG GAAGCTTATGACAATGTGGCAGTGGACGTGGAGCTGTCCCGCCGGGAGGGCTGGCACTTTGGCACCAAGCTCGTCCGGGGAGCCTACATGGAACAGGAGCGAGAGAGGGCGGCCCAAATCGGCTACGAGGATCCCATCAACCCCACCTATGAGAAGACCAATGAGATGTACCACAG GTGCCTGGACTATGTGCTGGAGGAGATCAGGCTCAGGCGGAAAGCCAGCGTGATGGTGGCCTCCCACAACGAGGACACGGTGAAGTTCACCCTGCGCAG GATGATGGAGCTTGGGATCCATCCCTCAGAGAAGAAGGTGTACTTTGGGCAGCTTCTGGGCATGTGTGACCAGATCACCTTTCCCCTGG GTCAGGCTGGCTTCCCCGTCTACAAGTACGTGCCGTACGGGCCGGTGCGGGAGGTGCTGCCCTACCTGTCCCGCCGGGCCCAGGAGAACAGGGGCTTCATGCACAGGGCCACCCGGGAGAGAGACCTTCTCTGGAGGGAGGTCAAGAGGAGGCTCCTCACAGGCAGCCTCTTCAGCCCCACTCCCTaa
- the PRODH gene encoding proline dehydrogenase 1, mitochondrial isoform X2, producing the protein MALLPAARALRAAASLRVPARLRSAPAAAPRGAAPSPPPAGTGARPVPPPPRGAERGPPPAVDFGDPREAFRSKSNAELLRGLLVLGLCAVGPLVEHNRELLQLCQRVLGQTLFERLMKMTFYGQFVAGEDQEAIKPLIRRNQAFGVGTVLDYSVEEDLSAEEAERKELDSCTSAAEKEMGGAEQREKQYRAHPGFGDRRGGVISARTYFYADEAKCDQHMETFLRCINASGGSSEDGFSAIKLTALGRPQFLLQFSEVLVKWRRFFHQMAAEQGQAGRAALEMKLEAERLQEALAKLGIATKAESQHWFTGENLGGSGTVDLLDWNSLIDTRTKLSKLLLVPNMQTGQLEPLLSRFTEEEELQMKRMLQRMDVLAKRASEKGVRLMVDAEQSYFQPAISRLTLEMQRRFNRDQPIIFNTYQCYLKEAYDNVAVDVELSRREGWHFGTKLVRGAYMEQERERAAQIGYEDPINPTYEKTNEMYHRCLDYVLEEIRLRRKASVMVASHNEDTVKFTLRRMMELGIHPSEKKVYFGQLLGMCDQITFPLAAICPWAVPQCPGLKPGVSFCSQPPLAPHWPGLGKRRL; encoded by the exons ATGGCTCTGCTGCCCGCAGCCCGGgcgctccgcgccgccgccagCCTCCGCGTCCCGGCCCGGCTCCgctccgcgcccgccgccgctccccgcggGGCCGCTCCGTCGCCGCCCCCCGCGGGCACCGGGGCCCGGCCCGTACCGCCGCCTCCGCGGGGCGCGGAGCGGGGGCCGCCGCCCGCCGTGGATTTCGGGGACCCGCGGGAGGCGTTCCGCAGCAAGAGCAACGCGGAGCTGCTGCgggggctgctggtgctggggctgtgcgCGGTCGGGCCGCTGGTGGAGCACAACCGGGAG ctgctgcagctgtgccagcGGGTGCTGGGACAGACGTTGTTCGAGCGGCTGATGAAGATGACGTTCTACGGGCAGTTCGTGGCCGGGGAGGACCAGGAGGCCATCAAACCGCTCATCCGGCGCAACCAGGCCTTCGGCGTGGGAACCGTGCTGGACTACAGCGTGGAGGAAGACTTGAGCGCCGAGGAGGCGGAGCGCAAGGAGCTGGA CTCCTGCACCTCTGCAGCCGAGAAGGAGATGGGAG gagcagagcaaagggagaagCAATACCGAGCCCACCCAGGCTTTGGGGATCGCCGTGGCGGGGTCATCAGCGCCCGCACCTATTTCTATGCTGATGAGGCCAAGTGTGACCAGCACATGGAGACTTTCCTCCGCTGCATCAATGCCTCAG GTGGCAGCTCGGAGGACGGCTTCTCGGCCATCAAGCTGACAGCACTGGGCAGACCGCAGTTCCTG ctgcagttctCAGAGGTGCTGGTGAAGTGGCGGAGGTTCTTCCACCAAatggctgcagagcagggccaggCCGGGCGGGCAGCCCTGGAGATGaagctggaggcagagaggctgcag GAGGCTCTGGCCAAGCTGGGCATCGCAACCAAGGCAGAGAGCCAGCACTGGTTCACGGGCGAGAACTTGGGCGGGAGCGG cactgTGGACCTGCTGGATTGGAACAGCCTGATTGATACCcgcaccaagctctccaagctGCTGCTTGTCCCCAACATGCAG ACTGGGCAGCTTGAGCCTCTGCTCTCGCGCTTCACCgaggaggaggagctgcagaTGAAGCGGATGCTGCAGCGGATGGACGTCCTTGCCAAG AGAGCCTCAGAGAAGGGTGTGAGGCTGATGGTGGACGCAGAGCAGAGCTACTTCCAGCCAGCCATCAGCCGCCTGACCCTGGAGATGCAGCGCCGCTTCAACAGGGACCAGCCCATCATCTTCAACACCTACCAGTGCTACCTGAAG GAAGCTTATGACAATGTGGCAGTGGACGTGGAGCTGTCCCGCCGGGAGGGCTGGCACTTTGGCACCAAGCTCGTCCGGGGAGCCTACATGGAACAGGAGCGAGAGAGGGCGGCCCAAATCGGCTACGAGGATCCCATCAACCCCACCTATGAGAAGACCAATGAGATGTACCACAG GTGCCTGGACTATGTGCTGGAGGAGATCAGGCTCAGGCGGAAAGCCAGCGTGATGGTGGCCTCCCACAACGAGGACACGGTGAAGTTCACCCTGCGCAG GATGATGGAGCTTGGGATCCATCCCTCAGAGAAGAAGGTGTACTTTGGGCAGCTTCTGGGCATGTGTGACCAGATCACCTTTCCCCTGG cAGCCATCTGTCCCTGGGCTGTTCCTCAATGCCCTGGCCTTAAACCAGGGGTTAGTTTCTGCTCTCAGCCACCTCTAGCTCCACACTGGCCAGGGCTTGggaaaaggaggctgtga
- the SCARF2 gene encoding scavenger receptor class F member 2, whose protein sequence is MVAEEALASSVMLYCQAQEADSGTAQAGGCGTIEGRAPLALLLAGTTRLPRVGPSVARNRLVQGLLDTWRCQSTGTAEPRGCRTPGPSQPRSHWTARTPGSRRTPRLHRQPALLSLSRSPPPRATLRRFRGAAGAPEPVGAARRGGRGCGGRPPEPGPPSGEPMRNFLAGGGAPPAAAERGAGEAAAAERSQRGFRPPSSGRGGAGTGHGGAGAAGGGGERPTPCGMGRGEPGPAAATVMAARGLRPPRRARAGAAVLLPLVLLVLSRGAAQELSPRGRNVCRAGGSSLLVCCPGWRQQGSECLIAVCEGNFTCKENEVCVRPGECRCRHGYFGANCDTKCPRQFWGPDCKEMCSCHPNGQCEDVTGQCTCNPNRWGPKCESVCLCKHGKCDQKTGKCTCEPNWWGPQCSSSCYCSHNSQCDQQTGNCLCQPGWWGRGCNNQCSCNNSPCEQFTGRCQCRERTFGPRCDRYCQCYKGKCNQVDGTCTCEPGYRGKYCREPCPAGFYGQGCRRRCGQCKSLQPCTVADGRCLTCEAGWNGTKCDQPCSPGFYGEGCEKLCPPCKDGHTCNHINGKCSHCNPGWIGDRCETKCRNGTYGENCAFVCSDCVNGQCHFETGRCLCHPGSHGIYCNLTCPPGRYGANCAEACSCHDGACDPLTGACHMEANQRMGVIGAGALLVLLLILLLSLLCCCCVCRKKDDGHGSSQDPAAAKKPPRRLCGRFSRISMKLPRIPLRRQKLPKVVVAHHDLENTLNCSFIEPPSVVEQPSPSWSSRGSFSSFDTTDEGPVYCVPHEESVSDSRDRGTMASTGDKLAAPAGGEEAGEYTFLKETGSVRAFPADSSETPLLKSSDSERSSCGSGSAGAALYARVARLSKQSKEEEDAPAEPRSPGKPPSPERTKPRPPDPATKPKVSWIHGRYNSGQSNSLPAPSRSPETAAACSGSPEQGQGLAKRKRSPSETSGGMQGRPEEKGSARGKERGQKQPKEPGVPEGKAGLAGEPQSPSKPKQRSKGSSEPTESVNGVVQNAFRKMGAFQPERRGGDNRDAPRSPSGSKPRSEPLHPHLASELAAQLKEKTQSLNKGDGGGRANGVGAQREKPTPPQKAKRSAAAGGQKPSKPLLPTSPHLQKLIPGAAEPVAGEPKRVEKPNTINGQDQALPSEQAAKKTPIKKPPRKKSREAGLEPPRAAAVPAQAVQ, encoded by the exons ATGGTGgctgaggaagccctggccaGTTCAGTGATGCTGTACTGCCAGGCTCAGGAGGCTGACAGTGGGACAGCCCAGGCTGGAGGGTGTGGGACCATTGAG GGTCGTGCCCCCTTGGCTCTGCTACTTGCAGGCACCACTCGTCTCCCGCGGGTAGGTCCCTCCGTGGCTCGCAACAGGCTGGTCCAGGGGCTGCTGGACACATGGAGATGCCAGAGCACCGGGACAGCCGAACCCCGGGGCTgccggaccccgggcccatccCAACCGCGGAGCCACTGGACTGCCAGGACTCCCGGGAGCCGCCGGACCCCCAGGCTGCACCGGCAGCCGGCACTTCTCAGCCTGTCCCGGTCCCCGCCTCCCCGGGCGACCCTCCGCCGGTTCCGCGGGGCCGCCGGCGCGCCGGAGCCCGtcggggcggcgcggcggggcgggcgggggtgCGGCGGGCGGCCCCCGGAGCCTGGCCCGCCGTCAGGGGAACCAATGCGGAATTTCCTGGCTGGCGGCGGGGCCCCTCCCGCCGCTGCCGAGAGGGGCgcgggggaggcggcggcggccgagCGCTCGCAGCGCGGCTTCCGCCCGCCCAGCAGCGGCCGGGGCGGCGCGGGCACCGGGCACGGCGGagccggggctgcgggcggcggcggggagcgccCGACCCCGTGTGGGATGGGCCGGGGCGAgccgggccccgccgctgcGACGGTCATGGCGGCCCGCGGGttgcgcccgccccgccgcgcccgaGCCGGAGCCGCGGTGCTGCTGCCgttggtgctgctggtgctgagccgcGGAGCCGCGCAGGAGCTGAGCCCCCGCGGCAGGAACGTCTGCAGGGCCGGCGG cTCCTCACTGCTCGTGTGCTGCCCAGGATGGAGGCAACAGGGAAGCGAGTGTTTAATAG CCGTGTGCGAGGGCAACTTCACCTGCAAGGAGAACGAGGTGTGTGTGAGGCCTGGCGAGTGCCGCTGCCGCCACGGCTACTTCGGCGCAAACTGCGACACCA AGTGTCCGCGGCAGTTCTGGGGTCCCGACTGCAAGGAGATGTGCAGCTGCCACCCCAACGGGCAGTGCGAGGACGTGACGGGGCAGTGCACCTGCAACCCCAACCGCTGGGGCCCCAAGTGCGAGAGCGTCTGCCTCTGCAAGCACGGCAAGTGCGACCAGAAGACGGGCAAATGCACCTGCGAGCCCAACTGGTGGGGTCCTCagtgctccagctcctgctatTGCAGCCACAACTCCCAGTGCGACCAGCAGACAGGCAACTGTCTGTGCCAGCCGGGCTGGTGGGGCCGCGGCTGCAACAATCAGTGCTCCTGCAACAACTCGCCCTGCGAGCAGTTCACAGGGCGCTGCCAGTGCCGGGAGCGGACGTTCGGGCCCCGCTGTGACCGTTACTGCCAGTGCTACAAGGGCAAGTGCAACCAGGTGGATGGCACCTGCACCTGCGAGCCGGGCTACCGGGGCAAGTACTGCCGCGAGCCCTGCCCGGCCGGCTTCTACGGCCAAGGCTGCCGGAGGCG GTGTGGGCAGTGCAAgagcctgcagccctgcaccgTGGCGGACGGGCGCTGCCTGACCTGCGAGGCGGGCTGGAACGGCACCAAGTGCGACCAGCCCTGCTCGCCCGGCTTCTACGGAGAGGGCTGTGAGAAGCTCTGTCCCCCCTGCAAGGACGGTCACACCTGCAACCACATCAATGGCAAGTGCTCCCACTGCAACCCCGGCTGGATCGGAGACCG GTGTGAAACCAAGTGTCGGAACGGGACGTACGGGGAGAACTGCGCCTTCGTCTGCAGCGACTGCGTTAATGGGCAGTGCCACTTTGAGACCGGCCGCTGCCTCTGCCACCCGGGCTCCCACGGCATCTA ctgtAACCTGACTTGCCCGCCCGGCCGCTACGGAGCCAACTGTGCCGAAGCCTGCAGCTGCCACGATGGCGCGTGTGACCCGCTGACGGGCGCCTGCCACATGG AGGCCAACCAGCGCATGGGGGTGATCGGGGCAGGAGccctcctggtgctgctgctcatcctcctgctctccctgctctgctgctgctgcgtcTGCCGCAAGAAGGACGACGGCCACGG ctccagccaggacccagcagcagccaagaAGCCGCCGAGACGCTTGTGCGGGCGTTTCAGTCGCATCAGCATGAAGCTGCCCCGCATCCCCCTGCGCCGCCAGAAGTTACCCAAGGTCGTGG TGGCCCATCATGACCTGGAGAACACCTTGAACTGCAGCTTCATCGAGCCACCCTCTGTGGTGGAGCAGCCTTCCCCATCCTGGTCATCTCGTggttccttctcctcctttgaCACCACAGATGAGGGGCCAGTGTACTGTGTCCCCCACGAAG AGAGTGTGAGCGACAGCAGGGACAGGGGGACAATGGCCAGCACCGGGGACAAGCTGGCAGCCCCGGCTGGTGGGGAGGAAGCGGGTGAATACACCTTCCTGAAGGAGACGGGCTCCGTCAGAGCCTTCCCGGCCGACAGCAGCGAGACGCCCCTGCTCAAGTCCTCGGACAGCGAGCGCTCGTCCTGCGGCTCGGGCTCGGCCGGGGCCGCGCTCTACGCCCGAGTCGCTCGGCTCTCCAAGCAGtccaaggaggaggaggatgccCCCGCCgagccccgcagccccgggaAGCCGCCATCCCCAGAAAGGACCAAGCCCCGTCCCCCAGACCCGGCCACAAAGCCCAAAGTCTCCTGGATCCACGGCAGGTACAACTCTGGCCAGTCCAACTCGCTGCCAGCACCCAGCCGGTCCCCAGAGACGGCGGCCGCCTGCTCCGGCAGCCCCGAGCAAGGCCAGGGCCTGGCCAAGAGGAAGAGGAGCCCGAGCGAGACGTCGGGGGGCATGCAGGGCAGGCCGGAGGAGAAGGGCAGCGCACGAGGCAAGGAGAGAGGGCAGAAGCAGCCGAAGGAGCCTGGTGTCCCCGAGGGCAAAGCCGGCCTCGCCGGGGAGCCCCAGTCGCCCTCCAAGCCCAAGCAGAGGAGCAAAGGCAGCTCGGAGCCCACAGAGAGCGTCAACGGGGTGGTGCAGAACGCCTTCCGGAAGATGGGAGCCTTCCAGCCAgagcggcggggcggggacAACAGGGATGCTCCTCGCAGCCCCAGCGGCAGCAAGCCTCGCTCCGAGCCCCTCCATCCCCACCTGGCCTCTGAGCTGGCCGCCCAGCTGAAGGAAAAGACTCAGAGCCTCAACAAGGGGGATGGAGGCGGCCGAGCCAACGGGGTGGGTGCCCAGCGGGAGAAGCCCACCCCTCCGCAGAAAGCCAAGCGCTCGGCAGCCGCCGGTGGCCAGAAGCCCAGCAAGCCCTTGCTGCCCACCTCTCCCCACCTGCAAAAACTGATCCCTGGGGCGGCCGAGCCGGTGGCCGGGGAGCCCAAGAGGGTGGAGAAGCCAAACACCATCAACGGCCAGGACCAGGCTCTCCCCAGCGAGCAAGCAGCCAAGAAAACCCCCATCAAAAAGCCTCCCAGGAAGAAGAGCCGAGAAGCCGGCCTGGAGCCGCCCAGGGCAGCCGCCGTGCCCGCTCAGGCGGTGCAGTGA
- the PRODH gene encoding proline dehydrogenase 1, mitochondrial isoform X1, whose translation MALLPAARALRAAASLRVPARLRSAPAAAPRGAAPSPPPAGTGARPVPPPPRGAERGPPPAVDFGDPREAFRSKSNAELLRGLLVLGLCAVGPLVEHNRELLQLCQRVLGQTLFERLMKMTFYGQFVAGEDQEAIKPLIRRNQAFGVGTVLDYSVEEDLSAEEAERKELDSCTSAAEKEMGGAEQREKQYRAHPGFGDRRGGVISARTYFYADEAKCDQHMETFLRCINASGGSSEDGFSAIKLTALGRPQFLLQFSEVLVKWRRFFHQMAAEQGQAGRAALEMKLEAERLQEALAKLGIATKAESQHWFTGENLGGSGTVDLLDWNSLIDTRTKLSKLLLVPNMQTGQLEPLLSRFTEEEELQMKRMLQRMDVLAKRASEKGVRLMVDAEQSYFQPAISRLTLEMQRRFNRDQPIIFNTYQCYLKEAYDNVAVDVELSRREGWHFGTKLVRGAYMEQERERAAQIGYEDPINPTYEKTNEMYHRCLDYVLEEIRLRRKASVMVASHNEDTVKFTLRRMMELGIHPSEKKVYFGQLLGMCDQITFPLGQAGFPVYKYVPYGPVREVLPYLSRRAQENRGFMHRATRERDLLWREVKRRLLTGSLFSPTP comes from the exons ATGGCTCTGCTGCCCGCAGCCCGGgcgctccgcgccgccgccagCCTCCGCGTCCCGGCCCGGCTCCgctccgcgcccgccgccgctccccgcggGGCCGCTCCGTCGCCGCCCCCCGCGGGCACCGGGGCCCGGCCCGTACCGCCGCCTCCGCGGGGCGCGGAGCGGGGGCCGCCGCCCGCCGTGGATTTCGGGGACCCGCGGGAGGCGTTCCGCAGCAAGAGCAACGCGGAGCTGCTGCgggggctgctggtgctggggctgtgcgCGGTCGGGCCGCTGGTGGAGCACAACCGGGAG ctgctgcagctgtgccagcGGGTGCTGGGACAGACGTTGTTCGAGCGGCTGATGAAGATGACGTTCTACGGGCAGTTCGTGGCCGGGGAGGACCAGGAGGCCATCAAACCGCTCATCCGGCGCAACCAGGCCTTCGGCGTGGGAACCGTGCTGGACTACAGCGTGGAGGAAGACTTGAGCGCCGAGGAGGCGGAGCGCAAGGAGCTGGA CTCCTGCACCTCTGCAGCCGAGAAGGAGATGGGAG gagcagagcaaagggagaagCAATACCGAGCCCACCCAGGCTTTGGGGATCGCCGTGGCGGGGTCATCAGCGCCCGCACCTATTTCTATGCTGATGAGGCCAAGTGTGACCAGCACATGGAGACTTTCCTCCGCTGCATCAATGCCTCAG GTGGCAGCTCGGAGGACGGCTTCTCGGCCATCAAGCTGACAGCACTGGGCAGACCGCAGTTCCTG ctgcagttctCAGAGGTGCTGGTGAAGTGGCGGAGGTTCTTCCACCAAatggctgcagagcagggccaggCCGGGCGGGCAGCCCTGGAGATGaagctggaggcagagaggctgcag GAGGCTCTGGCCAAGCTGGGCATCGCAACCAAGGCAGAGAGCCAGCACTGGTTCACGGGCGAGAACTTGGGCGGGAGCGG cactgTGGACCTGCTGGATTGGAACAGCCTGATTGATACCcgcaccaagctctccaagctGCTGCTTGTCCCCAACATGCAG ACTGGGCAGCTTGAGCCTCTGCTCTCGCGCTTCACCgaggaggaggagctgcagaTGAAGCGGATGCTGCAGCGGATGGACGTCCTTGCCAAG AGAGCCTCAGAGAAGGGTGTGAGGCTGATGGTGGACGCAGAGCAGAGCTACTTCCAGCCAGCCATCAGCCGCCTGACCCTGGAGATGCAGCGCCGCTTCAACAGGGACCAGCCCATCATCTTCAACACCTACCAGTGCTACCTGAAG GAAGCTTATGACAATGTGGCAGTGGACGTGGAGCTGTCCCGCCGGGAGGGCTGGCACTTTGGCACCAAGCTCGTCCGGGGAGCCTACATGGAACAGGAGCGAGAGAGGGCGGCCCAAATCGGCTACGAGGATCCCATCAACCCCACCTATGAGAAGACCAATGAGATGTACCACAG GTGCCTGGACTATGTGCTGGAGGAGATCAGGCTCAGGCGGAAAGCCAGCGTGATGGTGGCCTCCCACAACGAGGACACGGTGAAGTTCACCCTGCGCAG GATGATGGAGCTTGGGATCCATCCCTCAGAGAAGAAGGTGTACTTTGGGCAGCTTCTGGGCATGTGTGACCAGATCACCTTTCCCCTGG GTCAGGCTGGCTTCCCCGTCTACAAGTACGTGCCGTACGGGCCGGTGCGGGAGGTGCTGCCCTACCTGTCCCGCCGGGCCCAGGAGAACAGGGGCTTCATGCACAGGGCCACCCGGGAGAGAGACCTTCTCTGGAGGGAGGTCAAGAGGAGGCTCCTCACAGGCAGCCTCTTCAGCCCCACTCCCTaa